In Podarcis raffonei isolate rPodRaf1 chromosome 8, rPodRaf1.pri, whole genome shotgun sequence, the genomic window TTCTCTACCTTGCTCAGAGGTGAGCAGGGTCCTTCTTCAGGGGGAGGCATTCTGGGGGCAAGGGGGCCCGGTGGGGAGCCCCACCAGTCCCCAAGAGTAtctaaaacaaatttctagcTGCTGTGGCAAAGGGGCAGTGACTGGGGAGAGTGCTTTTTCGCCCTGCCACGTTCTGTCCCGCTGTGCTCTCTCCACCTACTGGTGGCTGGAGGAACTGTTATTTCTCTTGAATACCCGTGGAGATTGGGGAAAGATGTTGCTCTCTGCAGATCCTTGCTAACACTATTGCCCCTTTTcctttgcaacccccccccccccgcagaaatGCAGGGCCTGGTGCCTTCTAGCCAATCTAGCCGGAATCTAGTTGGAGCCCAACTCTGCACTCTGAGAGAGGAAATATAAGAACCCGCCTTATATGTAGTCTGAatcttggtctatctagctcaatatGGTCTACTCAGACTGGCAGAGGTTCTCCGGGGCTTCAGACAGTGGCCATTCCTAGCCTTTCTCTGGAAATGCTAGCTgtcagaccttctgcatgcagagccacTAAGCTACAACCCACAGGAGCTTTCGGGTTCTTTCTGGGCCTTAATGAGAATTGGTGAAAAGACATAATTCAGATTCATCAAGGAGcatgactttgttgttgttggagcTTCTTTTTATGCCATCCCACTTTCTAAgtagaaaagtttggatttgatatcccgctttatcactaccctaaggagtctcaaagcggctaacattctcctttcccttcctcccccacaacaaacactctatgaggagagtggggctgagagacttcagagaagtgtgactggcccaaggtcacccagcagctgcatgtggaggagcggggaattgaaccctaTTCAGcagattatgagtccacagctcttaaccactacaccacactggctatctatTCAAGTAGTTAGGTGAGATATTTTGCTAGGCTAGGGGGCTCAGGGCAGGTTCCGTGGCGCACAAAACTCTGTCTGCTTCATGCGTCTCAGCAGTTGCCCCCTCTGAAGTTTTGCCCACACTATGGCTCTGAGGCACATTTGACGCGCaccctttccctcaaagaattctgggcactgtagtttatccctcagagAGTTAGAATTCCCAGCAACCATTAACAAACTGCAatacccagaattctttttttggaggggcagaattctgtgtgtacacagccctggGTTTCAGGCCTTGCAAGGAAGCCGCCGGAAATTCACCTGGCTTTGGTGATCGGCTCACTGTTGTGGAACTcctggaaagctgttttggtCTTCTCTCCAGCGTTGTCAATAAAAGTCTGAACATTGCGCTGGAAGTTCTCGAACCTTTGAGACAGGGAGGGCTCTGTCGGCTCAACCTCAGTGGAGGCTTAGAGAAAGCAAAGAGAACAGCGGCAAAGACAGTGAGAAATGGATTGCACAGCTTGGAAACTAAACATATCTGATTTTGCAATATGCCCCAACTGCCCTCTTTCCTCCTGCTGTTCTCTGATTCAACCATCTCTTTTCTTTCCCTGGTTGGCCGTAAACACGTCCTTGTGTTGCATCTTCATCAACATGTATGATTCAAGTGAACCAAGGTTATGCAAAACTGCCCAAAGCTAACCTTGGTTAGTATGGCTCAATCACATCTTATGTGTAATTAGCTAGCATGGTTTCAACCTTGCATGGTTGAACCAAGTTTCAATTGAACCAGGGTATGCAAAACTGCTAAAAACTAACCTCGGttagttagggctgccatattttgaagagcaaaaaagaggacacatttgccaacttctacttttaactatggattgccaTGATGACACTCATTTttaatacccctactatatgtaggctatagaagctgtgatatattgttAGTATTCCTGTTCTTAACGTCCAACAATTTCCATATAAATTTTGATTCTTGCCAGTGCTATAGTATGTCAAACCTTCCTAATGGCAAACCCCCCTGCACAACAAAAGGATGCATAAAGATACCTAAATTTAAAAGTAAGGAAGAATGTATCCTGCCCACGTAGTAAAAAACATGCTTTTTAATTTCCATGCCCTAGTTCAAAAGCCACTTTAAAATCCACGACCGTTGGGAACAGTAAGCAAAGGGAGAGGGGAATGTAAAGGACAAAACAGAAATATAAAATGGCAACCTGGACTGTGGGGGCGAAGCAATTGCTTATATACCTTCACAATACACCTGTGCACCTACAACTCTGAGCCACCGTAGCATTAAAGAGAGATGCCTCCTCTATTTCTTTTTAAGATGTACAGATTTTAAGATGAACACCTGCATTTGATGTGGGCAAACATGGAAAATAACcacaagaaaaggggggggggaggagagacagaACATGCAATCGACTGAGACAACACGTAGCGCTAGGGAGCCCCAACCTTGGTTACAGCCAGTGCAGATGTAAAGCTGAGCCATGGTTAAGGCTGACAAAGGAAGGGAGGCTCGTTCATGTCAAAGTGCTGAGAAGGAGACAAGAGGCGGAGCCTGACCTCTCCCAAACTCTTAACCAGGGTTAAGGTATCAACCATTAAACCATTAGCCTTTGGCGTTGGGCCATGGGGCTGCTGTATTACCCCAAGGGAAGCAAAGTGGTGTGTATGGCTGCTACCTCTATGGTCTAGTTTTCTcctctgggagagagagagagagcgcgcatcCAGCAGCTGGGGCAGTCTACCTGGTTATGGCTCTGCATTCTAGATTTGAGGCGAGAGGTACCATCTAAAGGAGCCTAGAAGAGCTGCTCTTCTGTGCTGAGCCAGAGTGGAAGCTGGGATGGAGCAAAGACAGGGTGGTACCCCAGACACACAGAGAAGTGAGACTGGGGACCCCTCTGCTCTTTCTAAACCCACGACAGTCGAGCATAAGGGGGAGGTTGGATTGCAGCCTATGTGTTTTGATTCATGAAACAAACAGGATTCGTCTCATAAAGCGCACACCACAAAACTCCAAAATGGGAAATCGTTTTGATTTTGATTCCTTTAACCTGCGATCTCTAAGGTTCCTCCTGCTATCTGTTAGATACGTGCAACAGCAGGGATCGTTCAGTTTGcgacttaagggttaattctgacCTTAACAAGCAAGCCAAAAAAGGAACtggtggaggtgttgcttagcaacgaAACTTAGTGGCATGCTCTTTGCTGAGATAGCACATGCTGTGATTGGCTGTGAAGTTCTGGAGGAGCTTTCCTCTGTATGTTCAGCTGAATGTCTTCCTGCCCTGCACAAGGCCTGAACTAAGAAACACCCCCCACACAAAAAACACCCCTCTCTAgttctttctcctcaaattatacagtgttttgttctgttttcctcAGTAAAGTTTTACCAAGTCTTTTCTCATTAtataagtgactttgctaacactCTCCAGatcatgtcccccccccagcccacctCCCCCTCTTATTTTTAagcctctgttgcttccaagcCTCACACCCATTGAACATCAATGCCTAACGCAAATCCTGCCCACAATCTTGGCCAGCTGCAGATCCAAACCCGGCATTGATGGGAAGCCAAATGTTCTCTGGCCAGGGGgaaaaaagtgttggtgctttcaTATGAGAGGAAAAAAATTATGTTGCCCAGCTGCAGTGATAGGATTTGCACAGACATGTCAAATGGGAAGAGCTGTCAGAGGGAGGGGCTTATTTTGggcccggggtgtgtgtgtccaggAGCAGGAAGGTGTGGCAAGGATCCTTTGCCAAACCTGCGCAACTAGAGTTTCCAAATTAGCCAGTGGAAGGCAATAGATGCCGTCTAGCCTGTTCCAGTCGCATTGGTGGCGCTGCATAATGAGCTAAGAAAAGGTTTTCGGCTCCTACCTGTCACAGCAAACAAAGCCATGAGGACTACTGCAACGGAAACCGCAAGCTGCATGGTGTTGGAGGGTTTTATAGTTCCtggaggaaaaaaggaaggaagaaaacaagGGCATATATAGGTGGAACTGGTTAATAACGGTGACAATGGTGTTGAAACACTCATGTGCTGCCTAATGACTGTGCCTAAGGTTGCTTCCACATAACTAAGAAATCCTGACCTGTTTTCACAAAATTTGTGTGGAGCTTTGATGCCATCAGTcgttcattgagcattcattctgattcgcCTGCAGGGAGGTCAGATGACATTGCATCCAGCCAGCTATATCACCTCACGCTTCCCAGGGctttccccattactttccttCCAGCAAGAAGTCCAGTTTtgagaagtgggtttgttgcacgaGATTAACTTCAGTCGTGCAGCCTGAGTTTGCTGGTACGTGATCAAACCCTACCCAGAACttgcaacagtctggaagcaccgtAAGAGGCGCGGGGCAGGGACTGGTTTAAAAGAAGAGAGAGTTGGCAACCCTTGCAGCAGAAATCTTCCGCACCTTTACCAGGTTCAATACACATTGTAAAATTCTCAACAATGCTGCAAatggcttctttttctttccatgtgCTCCTTCACTGCCCTCCCGTCCCGTCTCtgattccccacctccacccagAAATGGAATGATGTTCTGCCTCCTCTCTTGAAGGACGGTGACAGACAATTGCCACCTGTCACCTGAAAAGGCACCGGTGCATTTCACAGCTCGCCAGCTGACAGGCAAAGCTTCCCCCCAGAATACTAATGCAGTTATGGAAGGATC contains:
- the LOC128418299 gene encoding apolipoprotein C-I-like, with the translated sequence MQLAVSVAVVLMALFAVTASTEVEPTEPSLSQRFENFQRNVQTFIDNAGEKTKTAFQEFHNSEPITKARNWLSERFQQVKDKVKATFSSDESA